CTTGCCCATAGGGTAAACTTTGAACAAAGGATAAAACAAAGTTTATTTTTTCATAATAATCGTATCCTTTTTTAATTGAAGCATTTAAAATTCCACCAGCAAGTTTTTTTGTAGTTGAATCTAGGGTATATTCTCTCCATCCCAAATAATCTTTTCTAGGTAAATTAGAATATTGATAATATTCATCGTAAGAGTATTCTAATTCCCATGTCCAATCATAATTATCGTATTCCCACCCGTAATTCCTAATAACAATTCTTCCAGGATAAGGATTCTCTAAATATACTATATTCTGTTTTGAAACATTTAAATTATAGTTTAATAATATAGGCCTAGGAGATTTATCTGATATTTTTAATCCTTCGATATTATTGCATTCCGTTATCCTTTGATTTGATATTGATGCAAGATAATAATCTCCACTATTTCGAGCTTCACTTTCGGCATAAATAAAAAAATTTCTTGCTTCTAAATATTTTTCTGCAATCATTAGTTTAGATCCAGTGTCATAAAAATTTTTTGCAACTATAGTTCTTTGCTCATTGGTAAATGAAGATACTAATAATATATTGGGTATCAATAATAGAATAAAAAACAAACATGTGAAACAAACTTTTTTCATGGAAATAAATAATCCACAATCTTATTTAAACTTATCTTTTAGCTCTTTCATTTATTAGAATGCAACCAGTCCAGACAATCTTATCTGGGTAAAACTTATTGTCAATGCCAAAATCATCAAGAAGCTTCTGTACATCAATTCCAAGCGATTCAAGGGAAGGCCTTGCCTTGTGAGGGTGTTTGCAAGGCCTATTTGTTATAGCTTTACACTCTATGCAAAAGGAACAACTACCACCCACTAAGCCCCATGACTCAATCCCTTTTTGAGATAGAAAATTTTCTAGCTCAAGTATCTTCTTGTGAAAGTCTATTTTAGATCTTTTGACTTTATTTTTGTCTTTTACATCTACATCTTCAAAATATCTTATCAAGATAGCTTTGTTATAATTGGATAATTTAGACTTGATCTCTTCAACTGTACCTATAAATGGGGGGCACATGTAATGTTTTCCATAATTACCACATAAATTCTGGTAACAATACACTCTGATTCTTTCTTCAGGAATTAATACAGATGGATCAAATTCTATGGAC
This genomic stretch from Methanofastidiosum sp. harbors:
- a CDS encoding DUF2284 domain-containing protein, with the translated sequence MSEYIAELESLSEKLSLKESIEFDPSVLIPEERIRVYCYQNLCGNYGKHYMCPPFIGTVEEIKSKLSNYNKAILIRYFEDVDVKDKNKVKRSKIDFHKKILELENFLSQKGIESWGLVGGSCSFCIECKAITNRPCKHPHKARPSLESLGIDVQKLLDDFGIDNKFYPDKIVWTGCILINERAKR